In Arthrobacter citreus, a single genomic region encodes these proteins:
- the miaA gene encoding tRNA (adenosine(37)-N6)-dimethylallyltransferase MiaA → MVNMQKVIVIVGPTAVGKTKLSIELAKAINGEIINGDATQVYKELNIGAAKVTEEEMEGIPHHLIDFLDPKASFTVADFQELAREKIKEIASRGKIPIIVGGTGLYIQSVLTKYEFAEQEGDELLRNQLEGYAMAFGNQALHDQLKEIDPESAKQIHMNNVRRVIRAIEVFKLTGQKFSETAFNREPEYLYDAEIIGLTMDRELLYNRINLRVDLMLGEGLIVEAKMLYDKGIRNCQSVQAIGYKELYDYFDGILLKDEAIDLIKQSSRRYAKRQMTWFRNKMNIHWFEMDGHNFDIKKLEILALLEGKGYFISNKYM, encoded by the coding sequence ATGGTAAATATGCAAAAAGTGATTGTCATCGTAGGTCCTACTGCTGTAGGTAAAACAAAACTAAGTATTGAACTCGCAAAAGCTATTAATGGTGAAATTATTAATGGCGATGCAACGCAAGTTTATAAAGAGTTAAATATTGGAGCAGCTAAAGTTACGGAAGAAGAAATGGAAGGAATCCCACATCATTTAATCGATTTCCTTGATCCAAAAGCTTCATTTACTGTTGCAGATTTTCAAGAACTAGCTCGAGAAAAAATAAAAGAAATTGCTAGTCGAGGCAAAATTCCAATTATAGTTGGTGGTACTGGATTATATATCCAAAGTGTGCTAACAAAATATGAATTTGCTGAACAAGAAGGTGATGAGCTTTTAAGAAATCAATTAGAAGGCTATGCAATGGCCTTTGGGAATCAAGCATTACATGATCAATTAAAAGAAATTGACCCCGAAAGTGCTAAACAAATACATATGAATAATGTCAGAAGAGTGATACGTGCAATTGAAGTATTCAAACTGACAGGACAAAAGTTTTCGGAGACCGCATTTAATCGAGAGCCTGAATATTTGTATGATGCAGAAATCATTGGATTAACGATGGACAGGGAGCTATTATACAATCGAATAAACTTACGAGTTGATTTAATGTTGGGTGAAGGCCTCATAGTAGAAGCAAAAATGTTATATGACAAAGGCATTCGTAATTGTCAATCCGTGCAAGCGATTGGCTATAAAGAACTTTACGATTATTTTGATGGAATCTTATTAAAAGATGAAGCGATTGATTTAATCAAACAAAGCTCAAGAAGATATGCAAAAAGACAAATGACTTGGTTTAGAAATAAAATGAACATCCATTGGTTTGAAATGGATGGACATAATTTTGATATAAAAAAACTGGAAATTTTAGCTCTACTTGAAGGAAAGGGCTATTTCATCTCGAATAAATATATGTAG
- a CDS encoding glycine C-acetyltransferase yields MSSKTLEAFLTPQLAELKEKGLYNEINSLEGSNEATIQISGKQFINLSSNNYLGFATHPRLKKAAIEATEKYGVGAGAVRTINGTMDIHDQLEKAIAEFKHTEAAIAFQSGFNCNMGAISAVMTKKDAILSDELNHASIIDGCRLSGAKIIRVKHQDMDDLREKAKEATTNGLYEKVMYIADGVFSMDGDVANIPEIVKIAEEFGLITYIDDAHGSGVMGKGAGTVKHFGLSDKIDFQIGTLSKAVGVVGGYVAGSQQLIDWLKVRARPFLFSTSLTPASAAACIEAIRIMSEEPEKIEKLWENGDYLKAGLSKLGFNIGDSETPITPCIIGDENLTQEFSKRLYEEGVYAKSIVFPTVPLGTGRIRNMPTAAHTKEMLDEVLAIYEKVGRELNVIK; encoded by the coding sequence ATGTCAAGTAAGACATTAGAAGCATTTTTAACTCCACAGTTAGCTGAGTTAAAAGAGAAAGGGCTCTATAATGAGATTAACTCTTTAGAAGGTTCTAACGAGGCTACTATTCAAATTAGTGGCAAACAGTTTATAAATTTATCTTCAAATAACTATTTAGGTTTTGCTACTCATCCACGTTTAAAGAAAGCTGCTATAGAAGCAACTGAAAAATACGGTGTAGGTGCTGGAGCTGTACGTACAATTAACGGAACGATGGATATCCACGATCAACTTGAAAAGGCAATTGCTGAATTTAAGCATACTGAGGCTGCTATTGCATTCCAATCTGGTTTTAATTGTAATATGGGTGCTATTTCTGCAGTTATGACGAAAAAAGATGCGATTTTATCTGATGAATTAAACCATGCTTCAATCATTGATGGTTGCAGACTTTCAGGTGCAAAAATAATTCGTGTAAAACATCAAGATATGGATGATTTACGTGAAAAAGCAAAAGAAGCTACAACAAATGGCTTATATGAAAAAGTTATGTACATAGCTGATGGCGTTTTTTCAATGGATGGAGACGTAGCAAATATTCCTGAAATCGTAAAAATTGCTGAAGAGTTTGGCTTAATTACTTACATCGATGACGCTCATGGTTCAGGTGTTATGGGTAAAGGTGCTGGAACAGTTAAGCATTTCGGATTATCTGATAAAATTGACTTCCAAATTGGAACACTTTCTAAAGCAGTTGGTGTAGTTGGAGGATATGTAGCAGGTTCACAACAATTAATCGATTGGTTAAAAGTTCGTGCACGTCCATTCTTATTCTCTACATCATTAACACCAGCAAGTGCTGCTGCGTGTATTGAAGCAATTCGTATTATGTCTGAAGAGCCAGAAAAAATCGAAAAGCTTTGGGAAAATGGAGACTACTTAAAAGCTGGATTATCAAAATTAGGATTTAATATCGGTGACTCTGAAACACCAATTACTCCATGTATTATCGGTGACGAAAATCTTACACAAGAATTTTCTAAACGCCTATACGAAGAAGGCGTTTATGCGAAGTCAATCGTATTCCCAACAGTACCACTTGGAACTGGTCGTATTCGTAATATGCCAACAGCAGCGCATACTAAGGAAATGCTAGATGAAGTTTTAGCTATTTATGAAAAAGTAGGTCGCGAATTAAACGTTATTAAATAA
- a CDS encoding L-threonine 3-dehydrogenase, protein MKKILITGCFGQIGSELTMRLRSEYGIDNVVATDIRRLEGSPILETGHFEILDVMDKEKMLEIAKKYEVDTFIHLAALLSAVAEAKPTLAWDLNMGGLVNALEVARELSLKFFTPSSIGAFGPATPKDNTPQDTIQRPTTMYGVTKVAGELLCDYYFEKFGVDTRGVRFPGLISYDTVPGGGTTDYAVDIYYEALKNKKYTSFIGEGTYMDMMYMPDAIDAIIKLMEADSSKLVHRNAFNISAMSFEPTQIAASICKFIPEFTLDFDIDPIRQGIANSWPNSIDSSAAKQEWGFDPKFDLDLMTEDMLNKLASKLNVTQAQ, encoded by the coding sequence ATGAAGAAAATATTAATTACTGGTTGTTTTGGACAAATCGGTTCAGAATTAACTATGCGTCTTAGAAGTGAATACGGTATTGATAATGTTGTTGCGACAGATATTCGCCGTCTTGAAGGAAGCCCAATTTTAGAAACTGGTCATTTTGAAATTTTAGATGTAATGGATAAAGAAAAAATGTTAGAGATTGCTAAAAAATATGAAGTTGATACATTCATTCATTTAGCTGCTCTATTATCCGCTGTTGCTGAAGCTAAACCTACTTTAGCATGGGATTTAAATATGGGTGGATTAGTTAATGCACTTGAAGTTGCTAGAGAATTAAGCTTAAAATTCTTTACGCCAAGTTCAATTGGTGCTTTTGGTCCTGCTACTCCAAAAGATAACACGCCACAAGATACGATCCAACGTCCAACTACAATGTACGGAGTTACGAAAGTAGCTGGAGAATTATTATGTGATTACTACTTTGAAAAGTTTGGCGTAGATACTCGTGGAGTTCGTTTCCCTGGTTTAATCTCTTATGATACAGTACCAGGTGGAGGAACAACGGATTACGCTGTAGACATTTATTATGAAGCATTAAAAAATAAGAAATATACATCATTTATTGGTGAAGGAACCTATATGGATATGATGTATATGCCAGATGCAATTGATGCCATTATTAAATTAATGGAAGCTGATTCATCAAAATTAGTACATCGTAATGCATTTAATATTTCTGCGATGTCATTTGAACCAACTCAAATTGCAGCATCGATTTGTAAATTCATCCCTGAGTTTACTTTAGATTTTGACATTGATCCAATTCGTCAAGGAATTGCTAATTCATGGCCAAATTCAATTGACTCTTCAGCAGCAAAACAAGAGTGGGGTTTTGATCCGAAGTTTGATCTAGACTTAATGACTGAAGATATGTTAAACAAATTAGCTTCAAAACTAAATGTAACACAAGCACAATAA
- a CDS encoding DUF2642 domain-containing protein: MSYIDSLQGRQVFVLLSGDIAFEGILTDAGQDILVLYNGRKYYYIPWIHVHRVHLSELSNEKIPQPIEPSIANEIESISYRKVLTNARGIFSEIYVTGNLTFHGYITNVLSDYIVFYTPVFKTMYISFSHLKWLTPYNDNVTPYSIDNVKFPINPSNVPFVRSFESQLKKEEGKLVVFDGGNDPMKIGLLNSVENSVLEISVASGDIVYLRLNHIKSVHLP; encoded by the coding sequence GTGAGTTATATAGATTCATTACAAGGTAGACAAGTTTTTGTGCTTTTGTCTGGTGATATAGCCTTTGAAGGTATTTTGACAGATGCTGGACAAGACATATTAGTTTTATATAACGGTCGAAAATACTATTATATCCCTTGGATTCACGTTCATCGAGTTCATTTAAGCGAACTTTCTAATGAGAAAATCCCACAACCGATCGAACCTTCAATTGCAAATGAAATTGAATCAATTTCATACCGCAAAGTCTTAACAAATGCAAGAGGCATATTTTCAGAAATCTATGTGACTGGTAATCTAACTTTTCATGGATATATTACAAATGTCTTAAGTGATTATATCGTTTTTTACACACCAGTATTTAAAACGATGTATATTTCATTTTCTCATTTAAAGTGGCTCACTCCATACAATGACAATGTTACGCCTTACTCAATTGATAATGTTAAATTTCCAATTAACCCATCAAATGTCCCATTCGTACGTTCGTTTGAATCGCAATTAAAAAAAGAAGAAGGGAAGCTTGTTGTTTTTGATGGTGGGAATGATCCGATGAAAATTGGATTACTTAATTCTGTTGAAAATAGCGTATTAGAAATATCAGTTGCAAGTGGAGATATCGTGTATTTAAGATTGAATCATATTAAATCCGTTCATTTACCTTAA
- a CDS encoding arsenic transporter, producing MFTIALTIFTFIVTVVLIMWRPKGLNVSIPALAGATLMVISGAVSLHDMKVIASDVGGASVTIMATIAMALVLESFGVFQYVADFLARLSKNSGKRLFWCISLMSLLMTLVFNNDGAIIIATPIIIILLRKLGLKPHQQIPYLLSAALVDTAASAPLGVSNIVNLISIKIIGMSLATYSEMIFVPSMIGVGVLAVLNYVVFRKKLVIDLKQNRLSKKHKPKPGNHPFGPNFEASPAEIQFETPSKKQKLFMTNILIYVLAIRVALFVGADFGISPSITAVVGAGILLIWRWIKMGTSPMDIIRKTPWHVLFFAFGMYVVGSGIANVGLNSWLVHQLQPFIERGWFSSIAATGIAVSLMSDLFNNHPALMIGTLNLTSMHMSQMDLHVAYLGNIIGSDIGSLLMPIGLLATLIWMFVLKQYKVHISWAQYLRVTTLVIPPTVIATVVLCYAWIRLIYG from the coding sequence ATGTTTACTATAGCATTAACGATTTTTACATTTATAGTAACGGTCGTATTAATTATGTGGAGACCAAAAGGACTAAACGTATCTATTCCCGCTCTTGCCGGAGCTACGTTAATGGTCATTAGTGGTGCTGTATCCTTACACGATATGAAAGTAATCGCTTCGGATGTTGGCGGAGCATCGGTGACGATCATGGCAACCATTGCTATGGCACTTGTTCTTGAAAGTTTCGGTGTATTCCAATACGTAGCAGATTTTTTAGCTAGACTCTCAAAGAATTCGGGTAAACGGCTGTTTTGGTGCATTAGTTTAATGAGTTTACTTATGACCCTCGTATTTAACAATGATGGTGCAATCATCATTGCAACGCCAATCATCATCATTCTTCTAAGAAAGTTGGGACTTAAACCTCATCAGCAAATCCCATATCTATTGAGCGCAGCGCTCGTCGATACAGCAGCAAGTGCCCCACTTGGCGTCAGCAACATTGTTAATTTAATCTCTATAAAAATCATCGGAATGAGCCTCGCAACTTACTCTGAAATGATATTCGTCCCTTCAATGATAGGAGTAGGCGTATTAGCGGTATTGAATTATGTAGTATTTCGAAAAAAACTGGTTATTGATTTGAAACAAAACCGTTTATCAAAAAAACATAAACCGAAGCCAGGAAACCATCCTTTTGGTCCAAATTTTGAAGCGTCTCCTGCCGAAATACAATTTGAAACTCCTTCGAAAAAACAAAAATTATTCATGACAAATATCTTGATATATGTCTTAGCCATTCGTGTAGCGCTATTTGTCGGTGCTGACTTTGGAATATCACCTTCAATTACTGCTGTTGTTGGAGCTGGCATCCTCTTGATTTGGCGATGGATTAAGATGGGCACCTCACCAATGGATATTATCCGAAAAACACCGTGGCATGTACTCTTTTTTGCTTTTGGCATGTATGTTGTCGGATCTGGTATTGCAAACGTGGGATTAAACTCATGGCTAGTGCACCAACTTCAACCGTTTATCGAAAGAGGCTGGTTTAGCTCAATTGCTGCAACAGGAATTGCAGTTAGTTTAATGTCAGACCTGTTTAATAATCACCCTGCTTTAATGATTGGCACATTAAATCTGACATCAATGCATATGAGCCAAATGGATCTTCATGTAGCGTACCTTGGAAATATTATTGGTAGCGATATCGGTTCACTTCTAATGCCAATTGGCCTATTAGCAACACTTATATGGATGTTTGTATTAAAACAATATAAAGTGCACATTAGTTGGGCACAGTATCTCCGTGTAACAACATTAGTCATTCCTCCGACTGTAATAGCAACTGTAGTATTATGTTACGCTTGGATTCGTTTGATTTATGGCTAA
- a CDS encoding universal stress protein, producing the protein MDKLLDEENTEALNQSIDFLKESGVNFEVHIKDGMPAQIILDYANNHHHTLIVMGRSGKGVLKHAILGSVSNRVLH; encoded by the coding sequence ATTGATAAACTTCTTGATGAAGAAAATACAGAAGCTTTAAATCAATCAATTGATTTCTTAAAGGAGTCTGGTGTGAATTTTGAAGTACATATTAAAGATGGCATGCCTGCACAGATCATTTTAGATTATGCAAATAATCACCACCACACTTTAATTGTTATGGGTAGAAGTGGAAAAGGTGTGCTTAAACACGCAATACTTGGAAGTGTTAGTAATCGAGTACTTCACTAA
- a CDS encoding MFS transporter, whose product MSQAAARVSEVKSEKQPLVIWVLFFACIISFMGLGLVDPILPAIGAQMHASPSQVSLLFTSYNAIMGISMIFTGMVSSEIGIKWTLIAGVCLVILFSALSGSSSSISQIIWFRVGWGLGNALFIATALSAIVSLSNSGPLKSIILYEAAIGLGISVGPLLGGELGAITWRGPFYGVSVLMVIVLIALLIKMPNLPKSDKKISILDPLKALTNRGLFTLGLTAFLYNIGFFTLLAFTPFILAEMGLKEHGLGYVFLGWGIALAFTSVLVAPRMQEYIGAIKSMCWVLFLFALTLISMGIGVDSELWLITAVVIAGLFLGANNTLITTSVMNVSTVDRGVASAAYNFVRFLGGAVGPWLAPKLAESFNPRVPFYVGGAFVLIGVLTVWANKKHLSHVDHIEGH is encoded by the coding sequence ATGAGTCAAGCAGCAGCTAGAGTAAGTGAAGTGAAATCAGAAAAACAACCACTTGTCATTTGGGTATTGTTTTTTGCTTGTATTATTTCTTTTATGGGGTTAGGACTTGTTGATCCGATTCTACCAGCTATCGGTGCGCAAATGCATGCATCACCTAGCCAGGTTTCATTATTATTCACTAGTTATAATGCAATCATGGGAATTTCGATGATTTTTACTGGTATGGTCTCAAGTGAAATTGGAATCAAATGGACTCTTATTGCTGGGGTTTGTCTTGTTATCCTCTTTTCAGCATTATCTGGTTCATCAAGTAGTATTAGTCAGATTATTTGGTTCCGTGTTGGTTGGGGATTAGGGAATGCATTATTTATTGCAACAGCTCTTTCTGCGATCGTCAGTCTATCAAATTCAGGACCATTAAAATCAATTATTCTATACGAAGCAGCTATTGGTCTAGGTATTTCTGTCGGGCCCCTTTTAGGTGGAGAACTTGGAGCTATTACATGGCGAGGTCCTTTTTATGGGGTAAGTGTATTAATGGTTATTGTATTGATTGCTTTATTAATAAAAATGCCAAATCTTCCAAAGTCCGATAAAAAGATTTCTATTTTAGATCCACTGAAGGCTTTGACAAATAGAGGATTATTTACATTAGGTTTAACAGCTTTTCTTTACAATATTGGTTTCTTTACTTTATTAGCCTTTACGCCATTTATTCTCGCAGAAATGGGGTTAAAAGAGCATGGTTTAGGTTATGTATTCTTAGGATGGGGTATAGCGTTAGCTTTTACATCCGTACTTGTTGCTCCAAGAATGCAAGAGTATATTGGTGCAATCAAATCAATGTGCTGGGTGTTATTTCTGTTTGCTTTAACACTGATTTCAATGGGCATAGGGGTCGATTCAGAACTATGGTTAATAACAGCCGTTGTTATAGCAGGATTATTTTTAGGTGCTAACAATACATTGATTACCACGTCAGTAATGAATGTTTCAACTGTAGATCGTGGCGTCGCTTCAGCAGCTTACAATTTTGTTCGATTCCTTGGTGGTGCGGTTGGACCGTGGCTTGCTCCAAAATTGGCAGAAAGCTTTAATCCTCGAGTACCATTCTACGTTGGAGGGGCATTTGTTCTGATCGGAGTATTAACGGTATGGGCAAACAAGAAACATTTATCACATGTTGATCATATTGAAGGTCATTAA
- the tdcB gene encoding bifunctional threonine ammonia-lyase/L-serine ammonia-lyase TdcB, which yields MNLDNISLPLTIKDIKKAYELLEDKVRKTPLVKSFYLTSKTDGEIYLKLENMQLTGSFKFRGAFNKINHLTDEERNKGIIACSAGNHAQGVALSSRLLHLNSKIIMPSTAPKAKVEATEGYGSNIILYGDTFDDAKDYCAKIREETGETFIHPYDDVYIIAGQGTIGIEILDDLWDVDTVIVPIGGGGLISGISIALKSFNPSINIIGVQAENVHGMKASIDAGEIVSHFEAPTMADGCSVKVPGKLTYEIVKELVTEIVLVSEEEIEVAMKDLLQRGKAVVEGSGALATAAILSGKAAKYIKDKKVVAIISGGNVDLERISSVCEHFFGNEVK from the coding sequence ATGAATTTAGATAATATATCGTTACCTTTAACGATTAAGGATATTAAAAAGGCATATGAACTTCTGGAAGATAAGGTACGTAAAACTCCTTTAGTAAAATCATTCTACTTAACTTCAAAAACAGATGGTGAGATTTACTTAAAACTTGAAAATATGCAATTAACAGGTTCTTTTAAATTTCGAGGTGCATTTAATAAAATTAATCATTTGACGGATGAGGAAAGAAATAAAGGGATCATTGCGTGTTCAGCTGGTAATCATGCTCAAGGTGTCGCGCTATCATCAAGACTTTTACATTTAAATAGTAAAATTATCATGCCTTCAACTGCTCCAAAAGCAAAGGTTGAAGCAACAGAAGGATACGGTTCAAATATTATTTTATACGGTGATACGTTTGATGACGCGAAAGATTATTGTGCTAAAATCCGTGAAGAAACTGGCGAAACATTTATTCATCCATACGATGATGTATACATAATAGCTGGACAAGGTACAATCGGTATTGAAATTTTAGATGATTTATGGGATGTTGATACTGTCATTGTACCAATTGGAGGTGGGGGCTTAATATCAGGCATTTCGATTGCTTTGAAATCGTTTAATCCTTCAATCAATATTATTGGTGTTCAGGCAGAAAATGTCCATGGAATGAAAGCTTCAATTGATGCTGGTGAAATCGTTAGCCATTTTGAAGCACCTACTATGGCTGACGGTTGTTCAGTAAAAGTTCCTGGAAAATTAACCTATGAAATTGTAAAGGAATTAGTAACTGAGATTGTGCTCGTAAGTGAAGAAGAAATAGAAGTTGCTATGAAGGATTTGCTACAACGGGGTAAAGCTGTAGTAGAAGGTTCGGGTGCTCTAGCAACAGCAGCAATTTTATCAGGTAAAGCAGCAAAGTATATAAAAGATAAAAAAGTTGTAGCCATCATATCAGGTGGGAATGTTGACTTAGAAAGAATATCTAGCGTGTGTGAACATTTCTTTGGAAATGAAGTAAAGTAA
- a CDS encoding dihydroorotate dehydrogenase gives MPDWSYHTIFKPILSKFPSNISREFIHHSMNTISTIPFGQHIIEFLGHLKSDNTLGIEIHHLKFKNQIGFSSKIDPFLTGTNAFMNLGFGVIEIGPISLEGAAFSNSPLIDLKTDKLIGYETNNTLAAEQTVARLTKLNKKTPIFARLVGDFEQFKLIESKLANYVDSFIIDTKLAGELFDHSWSSSIPICLSINSNEIDVQAIRKYHMIDSILIEETPAFSDVEQKKYLINSLHTLRLNHFEKPIFTKGGVVEPIDAIELIDAGASLVFLTHGYVISGPGLPKRINEGLLFNRKNKFTSLNNGWIWYFLFGLFMFFGGLLALFISLTSILLPYDEHFLNIHRNGILQFNDRILPFMSHDRMTLAGTIMSGGILFMSLARNGIKHNFHWAKKASDISAIIGFLAIFLFIGYGYFDWLHALFWIVLLLPYLIGYFKTKRLNRSPVSENLTNNKYWKSSLIGQLFFIILGFSITLGGCIISFVGVTTTFVKTDLNYLCMSSSQLNEFNKNLIPVISHDRAGFGGGLVSVGLLVLMISLWGFRQNQPWIWWTLFLGSLPAFFTAFAVHFIIGYTDFYHLLPPIIASVFLMIGVIKTYKFLNFPMKKTIKHTSIGIK, from the coding sequence ATGCCTGATTGGTCTTATCATACAATTTTCAAACCAATCCTATCTAAGTTTCCATCTAATATCTCTAGAGAATTCATTCATCATAGTATGAATACGATTTCTACGATTCCATTTGGTCAACATATAATCGAATTTCTTGGCCATTTAAAATCTGACAATACTCTTGGTATCGAAATACATCATTTAAAGTTTAAAAACCAAATTGGATTCTCCTCTAAAATTGACCCTTTTCTTACAGGTACAAATGCTTTTATGAACTTAGGCTTTGGCGTAATCGAAATTGGTCCTATCTCTTTAGAAGGTGCCGCCTTTAGCAATAGCCCACTAATTGATTTGAAAACAGACAAATTAATCGGTTATGAAACAAATAACACTTTAGCGGCAGAACAAACAGTTGCTAGACTCACTAAACTGAATAAGAAAACGCCGATTTTCGCTAGACTTGTTGGAGACTTTGAACAATTTAAATTAATTGAATCGAAACTTGCTAATTATGTAGATTCTTTCATTATAGATACTAAATTAGCTGGAGAACTGTTTGATCATAGTTGGTCTTCTTCTATACCAATTTGTCTTTCTATCAATTCGAATGAAATAGATGTTCAAGCTATACGAAAATATCACATGATTGATTCAATATTAATTGAAGAAACGCCGGCTTTTTCTGATGTAGAACAAAAGAAATATCTAATAAATTCACTTCATACATTAAGATTAAATCATTTTGAAAAGCCCATTTTTACAAAAGGAGGAGTAGTTGAACCAATTGATGCAATTGAATTAATAGACGCAGGGGCTTCATTAGTTTTTTTGACTCATGGCTATGTTATAAGTGGTCCAGGTCTCCCGAAAAGAATCAATGAAGGATTATTGTTTAATAGAAAGAATAAGTTTACAAGTTTAAATAATGGGTGGATTTGGTACTTTCTATTTGGTCTTTTCATGTTTTTTGGTGGTTTACTAGCTCTCTTTATTAGTTTAACATCTATTCTTCTTCCATATGATGAACATTTTTTAAACATTCATAGAAATGGAATTTTACAGTTTAACGATCGAATCCTTCCATTTATGTCACATGATCGAATGACACTAGCTGGAACCATTATGTCAGGTGGTATACTTTTTATGTCACTTGCAAGAAATGGAATTAAACATAACTTCCATTGGGCTAAAAAAGCTTCTGATATTAGCGCTATTATCGGTTTTTTAGCAATATTTTTATTTATTGGTTATGGCTATTTTGATTGGTTACATGCCTTATTTTGGATCGTTTTATTATTGCCATATTTAATTGGATATTTTAAAACTAAAAGACTGAATAGGAGTCCTGTATCTGAAAACTTAACAAACAATAAATACTGGAAATCTAGTTTAATAGGTCAATTGTTTTTTATTATATTAGGATTTTCAATTACGCTAGGCGGATGTATTATTTCATTTGTAGGCGTAACTACGACATTTGTAAAAACTGACTTAAATTATTTATGTATGTCTTCCTCCCAACTTAATGAATTTAATAAAAACTTAATCCCTGTTATTTCACATGATCGAGCTGGCTTCGGTGGAGGATTAGTAAGTGTTGGACTACTTGTACTGATGATTTCATTGTGGGGATTCAGGCAAAATCAGCCGTGGATTTGGTGGACATTATTCTTAGGAAGTTTACCGGCATTTTTTACTGCATTTGCAGTCCATTTTATAATTGGCTATACAGACTTTTACCATCTTTTACCGCCGATTATTGCAAGCGTATTTTTAATGATAGGAGTTATCAAAACATATAAATTTTTGAACTTTCCAATGAAAAAAACTATTAAACATACATCCATCGGAATAAAATAA
- a CDS encoding amino acid permease: MSENKLRREMGFIAALTTVIGTVIGGGVFFKATAVYGATGSASLGLLAWIIGGIITICAGLSGAELAAAIPKTGGMITYLKHTYGDMTAYLLGWAQTIIYFPANIAALSIIFGTQAVSIFGMNASANKFIVTMIAVVTAIFITLMNFLGAKTAGSIQSLFTFCKLIPLAILIIFGLMHEGNVTFQLFPIEVGSDRSFLPALGSALLATMFAYDGWILVGNIAGEMKNPKNDLPKAIVFGLAIVMAVYLLINISFLFVLTAAQLAGTATPATEVSKVLFGNLGGKLVLIGILISVFGTINGYTMTGMRVPYVMARENKLPFSGWFGKLSKTGVPYNAGLFILLVAIFMMFIGGFDLLTDMLVFVIWIFYTLTFMAVYILRKREPDLKRPYKVPFLPIVLTIAIIGGIFIVVNTLITQTILAFWGIGLTLIGLPVYYILRNKHIVIDDE; encoded by the coding sequence ATGTCAGAAAATAAACTAAGAAGAGAAATGGGGTTTATAGCAGCTTTAACTACCGTAATTGGTACTGTTATTGGTGGGGGAGTATTTTTTAAGGCAACAGCCGTATATGGAGCTACTGGAAGCGCAAGTTTAGGTTTATTAGCATGGATTATTGGAGGTATTATTACAATTTGTGCAGGATTATCAGGAGCTGAGCTTGCTGCTGCAATTCCTAAAACAGGTGGAATGATTACCTATTTAAAGCACACATATGGAGATATGACAGCATACTTATTAGGCTGGGCACAAACGATTATCTATTTTCCAGCAAATATAGCAGCTTTATCAATCATATTTGGAACACAAGCAGTCTCGATTTTTGGAATGAATGCAAGTGCGAATAAATTTATCGTAACAATGATCGCTGTAGTTACTGCAATTTTTATCACTTTAATGAATTTTTTAGGGGCAAAAACGGCTGGTAGTATTCAATCACTCTTTACTTTTTGCAAATTAATCCCATTGGCAATTTTGATTATATTTGGATTAATGCATGAAGGAAATGTGACCTTTCAGCTCTTTCCGATTGAAGTTGGAAGTGATCGCAGCTTTTTGCCAGCTTTAGGTTCAGCATTACTTGCAACGATGTTTGCATATGACGGATGGATTCTTGTAGGAAACATAGCAGGAGAAATGAAGAATCCTAAAAATGATTTACCTAAAGCAATCGTATTTGGACTTGCAATCGTCATGGCTGTGTATTTATTGATTAATATTTCATTTTTATTTGTTTTGACTGCAGCGCAATTAGCTGGGACAGCAACTCCTGCAACTGAAGTTTCGAAAGTATTATTTGGAAATCTTGGAGGTAAGCTTGTACTAATTGGAATTTTGATTTCGGTTTTTGGCACGATAAATGGATATACAATGACTGGAATGAGAGTTCCATATGTTATGGCACGAGAGAATAAGCTTCCTTTTAGTGGTTGGTTTGGAAAACTATCCAAAACAGGCGTCCCATATAATGCCGGATTATTTATCCTATTAGTTGCCATTTTTATGATGTTTATAGGTGGATTTGACTTACTTACTGATATGTTAGTATTTGTTATCTGGATTTTCTATACATTAACATTCATGGCTGTGTACATTTTACGAAAACGAGAACCCGATTTAAAGAGACCGTATAAAGTACCGTTTTTACCAATTGTTTTAACAATCGCAATAATTGGAGGGATTTTCATCGTTGTCAATACATTGATAACGCAAACAATATTAGCATTTTGGGGTATTGGTTTAACTTTAATAGGACTACCAGTATATTACATATTACGAAATAAACATATAGTAATTGATGATGAATGA